From the genome of Hyperolius riggenbachi isolate aHypRig1 chromosome 9, aHypRig1.pri, whole genome shotgun sequence, one region includes:
- the LOC137531484 gene encoding probable ATP-dependent RNA helicase DDX46 → MADAAEAGGSGGGDGGRSRTSASAASSARLRKREKNLIIKTMLRGAYDKRKREEKRAILDQLQRDLETRYHRTWSVKKIQTMWSDFKSKTPCAVRRIKDQLRELDRSQARRRARSASAPPSSRNIVDPTQEDPAAASPPADDEAGPSNSQRPRSSRQRGRRRCRQRGRRRSRSRSVASSISVRLRRRRPRQLSSGRPESGAIETAESSEVTARVAALEQQVQQQRVEYEARLQQLQAAFQQQIEQLQQQLEAQIEDQRQRILACREEGERLHEYFAQVAGKRRM, encoded by the exons ATGGCAGATGCTGCTGAAGCCGGTgggagtggtggtggtgatggtgggaggagcaggaCGTCAGCCTCTGCTGCCTCCTCTGCACGCCTGCGGAAGCGGGAAAAGAATTTGATTATTAAa acaatgTTACGAGGGGCCTACGataagaggaagagggaggagaagagggctATTCTGGACCAGCTACAGCGGGACCTTGAGACCCGATACCACCGCACATGGTCGGTCAAGAAGATCCAGACCATGTGGAGCGACTTCAAGTCGAAGACACCATGTGCGGTGAGGAGAATTAAAGACCAGCTTCGGGAAT TGGATCGGTCTCAGGCACGCAGGCGGGCCCGTTccgcctctgctcctccctcttcccgcAATATTGTGGACCCCACTCAGGAGgatcctgctgctgcctccccccctgctgatgatgaggctggacccagcaacagccaaaggccCCGTAGCAGCCGGCAGCGTGGGCGAAGGCGCTGCCGGCAGCGTGGGCGAAGGCGCTCCCGGAGCCGATCTGTGGCAT CCTCTATCTCTGTGCGATTGCGCAGACGCCGGCCACGGCAACTTTCCTCCGGCAGGCCAGAAAGTGGTGCCATTGAAACAGCTGAGT CTTCTGAAGTAACCGCCCGTGTTGCTGCCCTTGAGCAACAAGTACAGCAGCAGCGGGTGGAATATGAAGCGCGCCTCCAGCAGCTACAAGCTGCTTTTCAGCAGCAGATAGAGCAACTGCAACAACAGCTGGAGGCACAGATTGAGGACCAACGGCAGAGGATTCTGGcctgcagggaggagggagaacgGCTCCATGAGTATTTTGCCCAGGTTGCCGGGAAAAGGAGGATGTAA